A genome region from Microbacterium terricola includes the following:
- a CDS encoding TetR/AcrR family transcriptional regulator, with protein sequence MRDSHVADDVMRAAVDLFATQGYANTSVQQIVAAAGVTKGAMYHYFESKDDLLFGIYDSLLSLQKNRLDEIVGRGGEVDEVLRAVCIDVLETSIDSLPEGTVFFRSAHMLSAPRQQEVTRRRREYHVEFAALIERGQREGRYRTDIPVAMLVAHFFSDVHYLSHWYSPEGPESKSLVASQLTELFLVSLRSPDAAA encoded by the coding sequence ATGAGGGATTCCCACGTCGCCGACGACGTCATGCGTGCCGCGGTCGACCTGTTCGCCACCCAGGGCTACGCCAACACCAGCGTGCAGCAGATCGTCGCGGCGGCCGGTGTCACCAAGGGCGCGATGTACCACTACTTCGAGTCGAAGGACGATCTGCTCTTCGGCATCTACGACTCGCTGCTGTCGCTGCAGAAGAACCGGCTCGACGAGATCGTGGGGCGCGGCGGCGAGGTAGATGAGGTGCTGCGAGCCGTCTGCATCGACGTGCTCGAGACGTCGATCGACTCGCTGCCGGAGGGCACGGTGTTCTTCCGGAGCGCGCACATGCTCTCGGCACCGCGCCAGCAGGAGGTCACCCGCCGCCGGCGGGAGTACCACGTCGAGTTCGCCGCGCTGATCGAGCGCGGCCAGCGCGAGGGGCGCTACCGCACCGACATCCCGGTCGCGATGCTCGTCGCGCACTTCTTCAGCGACGTGCACTACCTCTCGCACTGGTATTCGCCGGAGGGGCCGGAGAGCAAGTCGCTCGTCGCGAGCCAGCTGACCGAGCTGTTCCTGGTGAGTCTGAGGAGTCCGGATGCCGCTGCCTGA
- a CDS encoding glucose 1-dehydrogenase — MSDLAGRVCLVTGGARGIGEAYVRALHAAGGRVVVADLLDAEGAALADELGEGARFVHLDVTDEEQWDAAVAASLAAFGRLDVLVNNAGIANAAPIEHLSTAKWDAVIAVNLTGVFFGCRAVVPTMKAQGSGSIINISSVEGMRGSPGLHGYTAAKFGVRGLSQSLAVELGPSGIRVNSVHPGFIRTQMTDRIDPAHLDIPLRRAGVPADVAGTIVFLAGDESAFTSGAEFVVDGGMIAGIPHK, encoded by the coding sequence ATGAGCGATCTCGCCGGCCGGGTCTGCCTCGTCACCGGCGGGGCTCGCGGCATCGGCGAGGCGTACGTCCGCGCGCTGCACGCTGCGGGCGGGCGGGTGGTCGTGGCCGATCTGCTCGACGCCGAGGGCGCCGCGCTCGCCGACGAGCTCGGTGAGGGTGCGCGGTTCGTCCACCTCGACGTGACGGACGAGGAGCAGTGGGATGCCGCCGTCGCGGCGTCCCTGGCGGCGTTCGGGCGTCTGGACGTGCTGGTCAACAACGCGGGCATCGCCAACGCCGCGCCGATCGAGCACCTCAGCACCGCCAAGTGGGACGCCGTGATCGCCGTCAACCTCACGGGCGTCTTCTTCGGGTGCCGGGCGGTCGTGCCGACCATGAAGGCGCAGGGGAGCGGCTCCATCATCAACATCTCGTCCGTGGAGGGGATGCGGGGGAGTCCCGGCCTGCACGGCTACACGGCGGCGAAGTTCGGCGTCCGCGGGCTCTCGCAGTCGCTCGCCGTCGAACTCGGGCCGTCCGGCATCCGCGTCAACTCGGTGCACCCCGGCTTCATCCGCACGCAGATGACCGATCGGATCGACCCCGCGCACCTCGACATCCCGCTCCGGCGAGCCGGAGTGCCCGCCGATGTCGCGGGCACCATCGTGTTCCTCGCCGGCGATGAGTCGGCGTTCACGAGCGGCGCCGAGTTCGTGGTCGACGGCGGCATGATCGCGGGGATTCCCCACAAGTAG
- a CDS encoding NADPH:quinone oxidoreductase family protein has product MPLPDTMRAWRVTRLGEPADALSLDDVPLPAPAAGEVLVAVRAVAANFPDVLLCRGEYQVKPELPFTPGIELVGEVVALGEGVADRAIGDRVVGSKIGVLSEYAVLPASDVWTAPESLGDAEAAGLTVAYQTAWFGLHRRAALQEGEWLLVHAAAGGVGLAAVHLGVAAGARVIGVVGSAAKAEVARAAGCEVVLVRGADDLVGGVKAATGGHGADVVFDPVGGAAFDASTKCIAFEGRIVVVGFAGGTIQQLPAGHVLVKNYSVLGLHWGMYPGIRPDLIDVARGELARLADAGALQPVVDHVVPFERAPEALTALAGGATVGRVVIVLAAS; this is encoded by the coding sequence ATGCCGCTGCCTGACACGATGCGCGCCTGGCGCGTGACCCGGCTCGGCGAGCCCGCCGATGCGCTCTCGCTCGACGACGTCCCGCTGCCCGCTCCCGCGGCGGGTGAGGTTCTCGTGGCGGTGCGCGCCGTCGCCGCGAACTTCCCCGACGTGCTGCTGTGCCGCGGCGAGTACCAGGTGAAGCCGGAGCTGCCCTTCACTCCCGGGATCGAGCTCGTCGGCGAGGTCGTCGCGCTCGGCGAGGGTGTCGCCGATCGGGCGATCGGCGACCGCGTCGTCGGCTCGAAGATCGGCGTGCTGTCGGAGTACGCGGTGCTGCCCGCATCCGATGTCTGGACCGCGCCGGAGAGCCTCGGCGATGCCGAGGCCGCCGGGCTGACCGTGGCGTACCAGACCGCATGGTTCGGCCTGCATCGCCGGGCGGCCCTGCAGGAGGGCGAATGGCTGCTCGTGCACGCCGCAGCCGGAGGTGTCGGGCTGGCGGCCGTGCACCTCGGCGTCGCCGCGGGTGCCCGCGTGATCGGCGTCGTGGGCTCGGCGGCCAAGGCCGAGGTGGCCCGCGCCGCGGGCTGCGAGGTCGTGCTGGTGCGCGGCGCCGACGATCTCGTGGGCGGCGTCAAGGCCGCGACCGGCGGTCACGGCGCCGACGTGGTGTTCGATCCGGTGGGCGGGGCGGCGTTCGACGCCTCGACCAAGTGCATCGCGTTCGAGGGGCGCATCGTGGTGGTCGGCTTCGCCGGCGGCACGATCCAGCAGCTGCCGGCCGGTCACGTGCTGGTCAAGAACTACTCGGTGCTCGGACTGCACTGGGGGATGTACCCGGGCATCCGGCCCGACCTGATCGACGTCGCGCGGGGTGAGCTCGCTCGGCTCGCCGATGCGGGCGCGCTCCAGCCGGTGGTCGACCATGTCGTCCCGTTCGAGCGCGCTCCTGAGGCGCTCACGGCTCTTGCCGGAGGCGCGACCGTGGGCCGGGTCGTCATCGTGCTCGCGGCGTCATGA
- the ligD gene encoding non-homologous end-joining DNA ligase produces the protein MASERITLTVPGADGDREVGLSSPNRVLWPQLGITKHELAEYFLAVSGPFLSANGHRPVSLERFPESIEGERFFSKNPPKGTPDYVDSVICTYNSGRKHPQIVFNEPAAIVWAAQMNTVVFHPWASLAANTDNPVELRIDLDPQPGTDFTDAAAVAPALREVLQEAGLEPWLKTSGNRGIHVFCPIEPTHEFLDVRHAVIAAGRELERRLPDKVTTNWWKEERGERIFIDFNQANRDRTMAGAYSPRALPTATVATPVTWDELAAGVDPTVFTVRTVPQRLADIGDPWADLQGAPGRIDTLLEWWQRDLDNGLGELPFPPEFPKMPGEPPRVQPSRINPENWPAASE, from the coding sequence ATGGCCAGCGAGCGCATCACCCTGACCGTCCCGGGCGCGGACGGCGATCGCGAAGTCGGGCTGTCCAGCCCCAACCGCGTGCTGTGGCCCCAGCTCGGCATCACCAAGCACGAGCTCGCCGAGTACTTCCTCGCCGTCTCCGGTCCCTTCCTCTCCGCGAACGGCCACCGGCCCGTGTCGCTCGAGCGGTTCCCCGAGTCGATCGAGGGCGAGCGCTTCTTCTCGAAGAACCCCCCGAAGGGCACGCCCGACTACGTCGACTCGGTCATCTGCACCTACAACAGCGGGCGAAAGCATCCGCAGATCGTCTTCAACGAGCCGGCCGCGATCGTGTGGGCCGCGCAGATGAACACTGTCGTGTTCCACCCCTGGGCCTCCCTCGCCGCGAACACCGACAACCCGGTCGAACTGCGCATCGACCTCGACCCACAGCCGGGCACCGACTTCACCGACGCGGCCGCCGTCGCCCCCGCACTGCGGGAGGTGCTGCAGGAGGCGGGGCTCGAGCCGTGGCTGAAGACGAGCGGTAACCGGGGCATCCACGTGTTCTGCCCGATTGAGCCGACCCACGAGTTCCTGGATGTGCGGCACGCGGTGATCGCCGCCGGCCGCGAGCTCGAGCGCCGCCTGCCCGACAAGGTGACCACGAACTGGTGGAAGGAAGAGCGGGGCGAGCGCATCTTCATCGACTTCAACCAGGCCAACCGTGACCGCACGATGGCGGGCGCCTACAGCCCCCGCGCGCTGCCGACGGCGACCGTGGCGACGCCGGTCACCTGGGACGAACTGGCCGCCGGCGTCGACCCGACCGTCTTCACCGTGCGGACCGTGCCGCAGCGCCTCGCCGACATCGGCGACCCCTGGGCCGACCTGCAGGGCGCGCCAGGACGCATCGACACGCTCCTGGAGTGGTGGCAGCGCGACTTGGACAACGGGCTCGGCGAGCTGCCGTTCCCGCCCGAGTTCCCCAAGATGCCGGGTGAGCCGCCGCGCGTGCAGCCCAGCCGCATCAACCCGGAGAACTGGCCGGCCGCCTCGGAGTGA
- a CDS encoding ATP-dependent DNA ligase: MSYEIPAPMLAKAVPAIPDPAKTPGGLSFEPKWDGFRGLVSWDGENVEIGSRGAKPLTRYFPELVEAFTRLLPEPCLIDGEIVVPRGEVGAQRLDWEALSQRIHPAASRVERLSVETPAMFIAFDLLARGDRDLQGEPFSVRRAELVDLIGDLPDPVHVTRTTDDPARAERWLAEFEGAGLDGVVAKPLAQPYAPGKRTMLKIKHARTADVVALGYRIHKSGQGVGSLLVGLYAADGALVPVGGVAAWSDKRRLELIDELEPLVDRDAEGGAATGETERSRFSGSKDVSFVKLRPERVLEVRYDQLEGWRFRHTVQFDRWRPDRDPASCTYEQLETVSAYDLGDVLD; encoded by the coding sequence ATGTCGTACGAGATCCCCGCACCGATGCTCGCCAAGGCAGTGCCCGCCATTCCCGACCCGGCCAAGACCCCCGGCGGGCTCAGCTTCGAGCCGAAATGGGACGGCTTCCGGGGCCTGGTCTCCTGGGACGGCGAGAACGTCGAGATCGGCAGCCGGGGCGCCAAGCCGCTCACGCGGTACTTCCCCGAGCTGGTCGAGGCGTTCACCCGGCTCCTCCCCGAACCGTGTCTGATCGACGGCGAGATCGTGGTGCCCCGCGGCGAGGTCGGCGCTCAGCGCCTGGACTGGGAAGCGCTGTCGCAGCGCATCCACCCCGCCGCCTCACGCGTCGAGAGGCTGAGCGTCGAGACACCCGCGATGTTCATCGCGTTCGACCTGCTCGCCCGCGGCGACCGCGACCTGCAGGGCGAACCGTTCTCGGTGCGCAGGGCCGAGCTCGTCGACCTGATCGGCGACCTGCCCGACCCCGTGCACGTGACCCGCACCACCGACGACCCCGCGCGCGCCGAGCGCTGGCTCGCCGAGTTCGAGGGTGCGGGGCTGGACGGCGTGGTGGCCAAGCCGCTCGCCCAGCCGTACGCACCCGGCAAGCGCACGATGCTGAAGATCAAGCATGCGCGCACGGCCGACGTCGTCGCGCTCGGGTACCGCATCCACAAATCAGGCCAGGGCGTCGGCTCGCTCCTGGTCGGGCTGTACGCGGCAGACGGCGCGCTCGTCCCGGTCGGCGGGGTCGCCGCATGGAGCGACAAGCGGCGTCTCGAGCTGATCGACGAGCTCGAGCCGCTCGTCGACCGCGACGCCGAGGGCGGGGCGGCGACCGGCGAGACCGAGCGCTCGCGGTTCAGCGGGTCGAAGGACGTGTCGTTCGTCAAGCTGCGCCCCGAGCGCGTGCTCGAGGTGCGCTACGACCAGCTGGAGGGCTGGCGGTTCCGCCACACCGTGCAGTTCGACCGCTGGCGGCCCGACCGAGACCCGGCCTCGTGCACGTACGAGCAGCTCGAGACGGTGTCGGCGTACGACCTGGGCGACGTCCTCGACTGA
- a CDS encoding SDR family oxidoreductase → MPVPDPSAVPSGPARFAGTVSVITGSSRGIGFAIAERLVAEGGAVILTGRKQDALDAAVDRLGDAATAVAGRADDAEHRAAVFAHVAERHGRLDHLVNNTGINPVYGPVVDIDADAARKILEVNVVATLDWTRAAVAAGLRRSVVNIASVAGLGASPGIAFYGISKAAVINLTMQLAYELAPGIRVNAVAPAVIKTAFARALYEGHEAEASAAYPLARLGETADVAGPVAFLLSDDAAWITGQTLPIDGGAGIRPFL, encoded by the coding sequence ATGCCCGTTCCCGATCCGTCCGCCGTGCCGTCCGGACCCGCGCGCTTCGCCGGCACCGTCTCGGTCATCACCGGGTCGAGCAGGGGCATCGGCTTCGCCATCGCCGAGCGCCTCGTGGCCGAGGGCGGCGCCGTCATCCTCACCGGTCGCAAGCAGGACGCACTGGATGCGGCGGTCGATCGCCTCGGGGATGCGGCGACCGCTGTCGCCGGTCGCGCCGACGACGCCGAGCACCGCGCCGCCGTCTTCGCTCACGTCGCCGAGCGGCACGGCCGGCTCGATCACCTGGTCAACAACACCGGGATCAACCCGGTGTACGGCCCGGTCGTCGACATCGACGCCGATGCCGCGCGGAAGATCCTCGAGGTGAACGTCGTCGCCACCCTGGACTGGACGCGCGCCGCGGTCGCCGCGGGTCTGCGCCGCTCGGTCGTCAACATCGCCTCGGTCGCCGGTCTCGGCGCCAGCCCCGGCATCGCGTTCTACGGAATCTCGAAGGCGGCGGTCATCAACCTGACGATGCAGCTCGCGTACGAGCTGGCCCCCGGCATCCGGGTCAACGCGGTCGCCCCCGCGGTCATCAAGACGGCGTTCGCGCGCGCACTCTACGAAGGACACGAGGCCGAGGCCTCCGCCGCCTATCCGCTCGCGCGGCTCGGCGAGACGGCTGACGTCGCGGGGCCGGTGGCGTTCCTGCTCTCCGACGACGCCGCGTGGATCACCGGGCAGACCCTGCCGATCGACGGCGGCGCGGGCATCCGCCCGTTCCTCTGA
- a CDS encoding AI-2E family transporter → MGLFRNDPQRVQLESTQTELRATAPPWSLWADGFGRLGIRSIQLIVVVAVAAGIIFVIQSLTLVTIPLVIALILSCAFAPVMRWMRRRGAPAALATVITLLAIVVILSLLGWLIVWAVRDQWDDLSTQAEEGFAHLLAWVRTLPFDFVQPDQIDEWVETLKDFVTSSQFGSGALAGVSAVANFVTGLVLMVTILFFFLKDGPQMWEFLLRPFHGGHYVRARRIGDKTVGVLGSYVRGTATVAFVDAVGILIGLLILQVPLAVPLSVLVFLLAFIPIVGATLAGILAALVALVANGWVNALFVVGVVVLVNQLEGNFLQPVLMGRSMKLHAFVILVALTVGTVLGGIVGAILAVPIAAAAWGVIQVWDGPDLPARWARPKSPIEA, encoded by the coding sequence ATGGGCCTCTTCCGCAACGATCCCCAGCGCGTGCAGCTGGAATCCACCCAGACCGAGCTGCGCGCCACCGCTCCGCCGTGGAGTCTGTGGGCTGACGGATTCGGCAGGCTCGGCATCCGCTCGATCCAGCTCATCGTCGTCGTCGCGGTCGCCGCGGGGATCATCTTCGTCATACAGTCGCTCACCCTGGTGACCATCCCGCTCGTGATCGCCCTCATCCTCTCGTGCGCGTTCGCGCCGGTCATGCGGTGGATGAGGCGCCGCGGGGCGCCGGCTGCGCTCGCGACAGTCATCACCCTGCTCGCGATCGTCGTCATCCTCAGCCTGCTCGGATGGCTGATCGTCTGGGCGGTCCGCGATCAGTGGGATGACCTCTCCACCCAGGCCGAGGAGGGGTTCGCGCATCTGCTCGCCTGGGTGCGGACGTTGCCGTTCGACTTCGTGCAGCCCGATCAGATCGATGAGTGGGTCGAGACGCTGAAGGACTTCGTCACGAGCTCGCAGTTCGGCTCCGGCGCGCTCGCGGGCGTGAGCGCCGTCGCGAACTTCGTCACCGGACTGGTCCTGATGGTGACGATCCTCTTCTTCTTCCTCAAGGACGGCCCGCAGATGTGGGAGTTCCTGCTGCGGCCGTTCCATGGCGGTCACTATGTGCGGGCCCGGCGGATCGGCGACAAGACGGTCGGAGTGCTGGGCTCGTACGTGCGCGGTACGGCGACGGTCGCGTTCGTGGATGCCGTGGGCATCCTGATCGGTCTGCTCATCCTGCAGGTCCCGCTGGCCGTGCCCCTCTCCGTCCTGGTGTTCCTGCTCGCCTTCATCCCCATCGTCGGCGCGACGCTCGCCGGCATCCTGGCCGCCCTCGTCGCCCTCGTCGCGAACGGCTGGGTCAACGCCTTGTTCGTCGTCGGCGTGGTCGTGCTCGTCAACCAGCTGGAGGGCAACTTCCTGCAGCCGGTGCTGATGGGCCGATCGATGAAGCTGCACGCGTTCGTGATCCTGGTCGCCCTGACCGTCGGCACGGTGCTCGGCGGCATCGTGGGCGCGATCCTCGCCGTTCCCATCGCCGCAGCAGCCTGGGGTGTCATCCAGGTGTGGGACGGCCCCGACCTGCCCGCCCGCTGGGCGCGGCCCAAGTCGCCGATCGAGGCCTAG
- a CDS encoding SseB family protein: MAMFSRRKKDDSAEVEPATTSAPTPSGEPEPAPAPTPDPAVEAEHATERGPAPASPAVGISTSSFRGLGVQQPPARPTFMPPPAEAPAPSETVPGLKDNVLLRHALSELTAESKPQDLIHIGRALLQGHLFLRVKGDARALLAAGKELPLGVAILNDQQYVLAYASGAALQASVTGDGDADTSAMGQPVLTVLRYVMGGTYGGLIIDHASAPHRAILPRPFIERLLASVDPELTVKTLLAGERTPETAAVVAAALATAPVWVAVNTDADQRTGIAETRLPDGRRYLELYSHPVEIAGTARGDQSAALPVEKLAHLLRTDEEITGVIVDPAGPWIQIERADLGPVLAQEGTEG, encoded by the coding sequence ATGGCAATGTTCTCGCGGCGCAAGAAGGATGACTCGGCTGAGGTCGAGCCCGCCACGACGAGCGCGCCCACCCCGTCCGGCGAACCGGAGCCCGCACCCGCACCGACACCCGATCCGGCAGTCGAGGCAGAGCACGCCACGGAGAGAGGGCCCGCGCCCGCGAGCCCGGCGGTCGGCATCTCGACGTCATCGTTCCGTGGCCTCGGGGTGCAGCAGCCTCCCGCGCGCCCGACATTCATGCCGCCGCCGGCCGAGGCGCCCGCGCCGTCCGAGACGGTGCCCGGGCTCAAGGACAATGTGCTGCTGCGGCACGCGCTGTCGGAGCTCACTGCGGAGTCGAAGCCGCAGGATCTCATCCACATCGGCCGTGCCCTCCTGCAGGGCCACCTGTTCCTCCGGGTGAAGGGCGACGCGCGCGCCCTGCTCGCCGCGGGCAAGGAGCTGCCGCTCGGTGTCGCGATCCTCAACGATCAGCAGTATGTGCTCGCCTACGCGAGCGGCGCCGCGCTGCAGGCGAGCGTCACGGGCGACGGCGACGCCGACACCTCCGCGATGGGTCAGCCCGTCCTGACCGTGCTGAGGTACGTCATGGGCGGCACCTACGGCGGACTCATCATCGACCACGCGTCCGCTCCGCATCGCGCGATCCTGCCTCGACCGTTCATCGAGCGACTGCTCGCGAGCGTCGACCCCGAGCTGACCGTCAAGACCCTGCTCGCGGGCGAACGCACGCCGGAGACCGCGGCCGTCGTCGCCGCGGCCCTCGCCACCGCGCCGGTCTGGGTGGCGGTGAACACCGACGCGGATCAGCGCACCGGCATCGCCGAGACCCGGCTCCCGGACGGTCGTCGCTATCTCGAGCTGTACTCGCACCCGGTCGAGATCGCCGGCACCGCCCGTGGCGACCAGTCCGCCGCGCTCCCGGTCGAGAAGCTCGCGCATCTGCTGCGCACCGACGAGGAGATCACAGGCGTCATCGTCGATCCCGCCGGACCATGGATCCAGATCGAACGCGCCGACCTCGGCCCCGTCCTCGCGCAGGAGGGCACCGAGGGGTGA
- a CDS encoding acyl-CoA dehydrogenase family protein, with amino-acid sequence MSDFIPVPGQQVDSYDTAAPLDTDYYAVFADLSPVERDAWDRARIFTGEVVPEVDEYWDRGDYNLAFARRMGELDLFADGIQHEGLTALSPLAAGLINMEISRGDGSMGTILAVQGGLALRTLALFGSEEQKAQHLLPIARGEELAAFALTEPDHGSDSVSLETRAARQADGSWVVDGAKKWIGNGSSGGVTFVWARVDSPGADDHGAVRCFLVPQETEGYRGVPILGKASLRAIHQAHITLTGVRLPADALLPGAHSFKDASTVLYSTRSGVAWSALGHATACYEAALSYAQQRVQFGKPLAKFQMVQERLTHMLEDLTAMQLYCRWMADLEAAGDLRPTQASLAKFHNTRAARRIAATARDLLGGNGILLEYRVMQHMTDIEAIHTYEGTESVQALLIGRDITGMSAFV; translated from the coding sequence ATGAGCGATTTCATCCCCGTGCCCGGTCAGCAGGTCGATTCCTACGACACCGCGGCCCCGCTCGACACCGACTACTACGCGGTGTTCGCCGACCTCTCGCCCGTCGAGCGCGACGCCTGGGACCGCGCCCGCATCTTCACCGGCGAGGTCGTTCCCGAGGTCGACGAGTACTGGGACCGCGGCGACTACAACCTCGCCTTCGCCCGCCGGATGGGCGAGCTCGACCTCTTCGCGGACGGCATCCAGCATGAGGGCCTCACCGCCCTGTCGCCCCTCGCGGCCGGGCTGATCAATATGGAGATCTCGCGCGGCGACGGCTCGATGGGCACGATCCTCGCCGTGCAGGGCGGCCTCGCACTGCGCACGCTCGCCCTGTTCGGCAGCGAGGAGCAGAAGGCGCAGCACCTGCTGCCGATCGCGCGCGGCGAGGAGCTCGCCGCCTTCGCCCTCACCGAACCCGACCACGGCTCCGACTCCGTCTCGCTGGAGACGCGCGCCGCGCGCCAGGCTGACGGCTCGTGGGTCGTCGACGGCGCCAAGAAGTGGATCGGCAACGGCTCCTCCGGCGGCGTCACGTTCGTGTGGGCACGGGTCGACTCCCCCGGCGCCGACGACCACGGCGCCGTGCGCTGCTTCCTCGTCCCGCAGGAGACGGAGGGGTACCGCGGCGTCCCGATCCTGGGCAAGGCCTCGCTCCGCGCGATCCACCAGGCGCACATCACGCTCACCGGCGTCCGCCTGCCCGCCGACGCGCTGCTGCCGGGGGCGCACAGCTTCAAGGACGCCTCGACCGTCCTGTACTCGACCCGCTCCGGCGTCGCGTGGTCGGCGCTCGGGCACGCGACCGCCTGCTACGAGGCCGCCCTCTCGTACGCGCAGCAGCGCGTGCAGTTCGGCAAGCCGCTGGCCAAGTTCCAGATGGTGCAGGAGCGCCTCACCCATATGCTCGAGGACCTCACCGCGATGCAGCTGTACTGCCGCTGGATGGCCGACCTCGAAGCCGCCGGCGACCTGCGCCCGACCCAGGCGTCGCTCGCGAAGTTCCACAACACGCGCGCGGCACGCCGCATCGCCGCGACCGCCCGCGACCTGCTGGGCGGCAACGGGATCCTCCTGGAGTACCGGGTCATGCAGCACATGACCGACATCGAGGCGATCCACACGTACGAGGGCACCGAGAGCGTGCAGGCACTGCTTATCGGCCGCGACATCACCGGGATGAGCGCGTTCGTCTGA